A single genomic interval of Suncus etruscus isolate mSunEtr1 chromosome 10, mSunEtr1.pri.cur, whole genome shotgun sequence harbors:
- the LOC126020386 gene encoding CCHC-type zinc finger nucleic acid binding protein-like — protein sequence MSSNECFKCGRSGHWARECPTGGGRGRGMRSRGRGFQFVSSSLPDICYRCGESGHLAKDCDLQEDACYNCGRGGHITKDCKEPKREREQCCYNCGKPGHLARDCDHADEQKCYSCGEFGHIQKDCTKVKCYRCGETGHVAINCSKTSEVNCYRCGESGHLARECTIEATA from the coding sequence ATGAGCAGCAACGAGTGTTTCAAATGTGGAAGATCTGGCCACTGGGCCCGGGAATGCCCCACTGGTGGAGGCCGTGGTCGTGGAATGAGAAGCCGTGGCAGAGGTTTCCAGTTTGTTTCCTCGTCTCTTCCAGACATCTGTTACCGCTGTGGTGAGTCTGGCCATCTTGCTAAGGATTGTGATCTTCAGGAGGATGCCTGCTATAACTGCGGTAGAGGTGGCCACATTACCAAGGACTGCAAGGAGCCCAAGAGAGAGCGAGAGCAGTGCTGCTACAACTGTGGCAAGCCAGGCCATCTGGCTCGTGACTGTGACCACGCTGATGAGCAGAAGTGCTATTCTTGTGGAGAATTTGGACACATTCAAAAAGACTGCACCAAAGTGAAGTGCTATAGGTGTGGTGAAACTGGTCATGTAGCCATCAACTGCAGCAAGACGAGTGAAGTTAACTGTTACCGCTGTGGCGAGTCAGGGCACCTTGCACGGGAATGCACGATTGAGGCTACAGcttaa